In Nonomuraea sp. NBC_00507, the following are encoded in one genomic region:
- a CDS encoding ABC transporter substrate-binding protein, producing the protein MRPLAIALVAILMAAGCSTPRRDKITVACGASERWCAMMVKRFSDATGVEADFVRLSSGEALERIKAARARQEFDVWHGGPADSYVAAKSLGLLEPYKSEKSGEIRKEWADRENAWSGIYAGVLAFCNNTKELAKRGMQPIRSWRELLDERLRGSVALAHPATSGTAYTTLWTHVQLGGGDHDAALGYLRSLHPNVLRYTSSGSAAALQAAKQEAAVGVVFSHDCVTAQEQGYPNLQVTFPQEGTGYELGGLAVLAGAHNPHSARTYVDWALSGASQQLGPLVQFYALPTNTKVPAHSKAADPAAVKLVSYDVEVAGRAKQALVDRFSAEIARPPA; encoded by the coding sequence ATGAGGCCGTTGGCCATCGCATTGGTAGCGATCCTGATGGCCGCGGGCTGTTCGACGCCGAGACGAGACAAGATCACGGTGGCGTGCGGCGCGAGCGAGCGATGGTGCGCGATGATGGTCAAGAGATTCTCCGATGCCACCGGTGTGGAGGCCGACTTCGTCCGGCTGTCGAGTGGAGAGGCGCTGGAGCGGATCAAGGCGGCCAGGGCGCGGCAGGAGTTCGACGTCTGGCATGGCGGTCCTGCCGACTCCTATGTGGCCGCCAAGAGTCTGGGGCTGCTCGAGCCGTACAAATCCGAAAAATCAGGTGAAATCCGGAAGGAGTGGGCTGATCGGGAGAACGCCTGGAGCGGGATCTACGCCGGCGTGCTGGCCTTCTGCAACAACACCAAGGAGCTGGCCAAGCGAGGCATGCAGCCGATCCGCTCCTGGCGGGAGCTGCTGGATGAGCGGCTGCGCGGCAGCGTCGCCCTGGCCCATCCCGCCACCTCCGGAACCGCCTACACCACGCTGTGGACGCACGTGCAGCTCGGCGGCGGCGATCACGACGCGGCGCTCGGCTACCTGCGCAGCCTCCACCCGAACGTGCTGCGATACACCTCTTCCGGCAGCGCAGCCGCCCTGCAGGCGGCCAAGCAGGAGGCCGCGGTCGGCGTCGTGTTCTCCCACGACTGCGTCACCGCCCAGGAGCAGGGCTATCCGAACCTGCAGGTGACCTTCCCGCAGGAGGGCACCGGCTACGAGCTCGGTGGCCTGGCCGTGCTGGCCGGGGCCCACAACCCCCACAGCGCACGCACGTACGTCGACTGGGCGCTGAGCGGGGCGTCCCAGCAGCTGGGGCCGCTGGTGCAGTTCTACGCCCTGCCCACCAACACCAAGGTGCCGGCGCATTCCAAGGCGGCCGACCCGGCGGCGGTCAAGCTGGTCTCCTACGATGTGGAGGTCGCCGGGCGGGCCAAGCAGGCGCTCGTCGACCGGTTCAGCGCGGAGATCGCCCGGCCGCCCGCCTAG
- a CDS encoding substrate-binding periplasmic protein, which produces MRKLLICLIVLLTACGTARPDSLVDTDEVVVAIRSDVPLISFTGQNGAYDGFNIDVAKDLLSRLGKQIHWREIKAGDQLTVLTDGRADLVFAHMSVTPERKKVIDFAGPYHVDFQDIAVRPADRGVIRDVRDLKGRKICWVRGTNIAQRIIDERRVEAIAVAAPDYNVCLEMIKDGRIDAISTNSQILAGLLTKPGVDLHLVGAAFNEQRTSIGVRKGDVDGCEELNRAITQMYQDGTAHMLLDKWFGKSGIDLSVVSVPQFEGCS; this is translated from the coding sequence GTGAGAAAACTGCTGATCTGCCTGATTGTGCTGCTCACCGCCTGCGGCACCGCGCGGCCGGATTCCCTCGTGGACACCGACGAGGTGGTCGTCGCGATCCGCTCCGACGTTCCGCTGATCAGTTTCACAGGACAGAACGGCGCCTACGACGGCTTCAACATCGACGTGGCCAAAGATCTGCTGTCCCGGCTGGGCAAGCAGATCCACTGGCGGGAGATCAAGGCCGGCGACCAGCTCACCGTGCTCACCGACGGGCGTGCCGACCTGGTCTTCGCCCACATGTCGGTCACCCCGGAGCGAAAGAAGGTGATCGACTTCGCCGGGCCGTACCACGTCGACTTCCAGGACATCGCGGTACGGCCGGCCGACAGGGGCGTCATCCGCGACGTCCGCGACCTGAAGGGCCGCAAGATCTGCTGGGTGCGGGGCACGAACATCGCCCAGCGGATCATCGACGAGCGCCGGGTCGAGGCGATCGCCGTCGCGGCACCCGACTACAACGTCTGCCTAGAGATGATCAAGGATGGCAGGATCGACGCCATCTCCACCAACAGCCAGATCCTGGCGGGGCTGCTCACCAAGCCGGGCGTCGACCTGCACCTGGTGGGCGCGGCTTTCAACGAGCAACGCACGTCGATCGGCGTGCGCAAGGGCGACGTCGACGGCTGTGAGGAGCTCAACCGCGCCATCACCCAGATGTACCAGGACGGCACGGCGCACATGCTGCTGGACAAGTGGTTCGGCAAGTCAGGCATCGACCTGTCGGTGGTCTCGGTCCCGCAGTTCGAGGGCTGCTCCTAG
- a CDS encoding maleylpyruvate isomerase N-terminal domain-containing protein, whose product MHLFSRSWTALRTAVAELPDEDFAQPSGCAGWLVRDLVCHLVIDAQDVLITLVTPAATEPTRDAVTYWEVAETPPTGDDPLDALIVRLAAAYEEPRLLKFHLDDVGSAAGRAAELADPGLRVATRDEVLTAGDYLAAYVLEWTLHHLDLVAHLPEVSGPPAEGLARSREMLEKIAGAAFPAAFSDQDALLVGTGRRAPSDAEKAALGELAAKLPLVLG is encoded by the coding sequence GTGCATCTCTTCTCACGCTCGTGGACGGCGTTGCGCACGGCGGTCGCCGAACTCCCCGACGAGGACTTCGCGCAGCCGTCCGGCTGTGCCGGCTGGCTCGTGCGGGACCTGGTGTGCCATCTGGTCATCGACGCTCAGGACGTCCTGATCACCCTGGTGACCCCCGCCGCAACGGAACCGACCCGCGACGCGGTGACCTACTGGGAGGTCGCCGAAACGCCGCCGACCGGGGACGACCCGCTCGACGCGCTGATCGTCCGGCTGGCCGCCGCGTATGAGGAGCCTCGGCTGCTCAAGTTCCACCTCGACGACGTCGGCTCCGCCGCCGGCCGCGCCGCCGAACTCGCCGACCCGGGCCTGCGGGTCGCCACCCGCGATGAGGTCCTCACCGCGGGCGACTATCTCGCGGCGTACGTCCTGGAGTGGACGCTGCACCACCTCGACCTGGTCGCGCACCTGCCGGAGGTGTCGGGACCGCCCGCGGAGGGGCTCGCCCGGTCCCGCGAGATGCTGGAGAAGATCGCCGGGGCCGCGTTCCCCGCGGCGTTCTCCGACCAGGACGCGCTGCTGGTCGGCACCGGACGGCGTGCCCCGAGCGACGCGGAGAAGGCCGCACTGGGCGAGCTGGCCGCGAAACTCCCGCTCGTCCTCGGGTGA
- a CDS encoding serine hydrolase domain-containing protein produces MAAHEKVQQVLDWAVAEVGIPGIVAEVQDEDRTWFGTAGVADLKTGARRRPGEYVHTGSSGKAFTAAVILTLEAEGRLSLDDPVNTWLPGVVNVNGYDGNKITIRHLLSNTSGLFATGLAPEVSHRYATRSGFLQHRFDTFTTEELLRVAVSQPPVGEPGERFEYANGGFHLAGAIIEEVTGSSYAEEVERRVIQPLGLTHTRVRPAQDTGYPDPHPRAYSNLFFKDGADPATVTSENWESLIEEPGLPPLDVTEFNSSLAWSAGNVVSTTGDMIRFVDAMAGGSLLPPAQHRQMWTTVSTEGGYWMPHARYGLGLFEFDKQATGGRTLRGVGGSLWGSWFFAVGTPDDRHTIAVHTNTEWKTWDLMVKLIHAEFGISIGA; encoded by the coding sequence ATGGCAGCGCACGAGAAAGTGCAGCAGGTGCTCGACTGGGCGGTGGCCGAGGTCGGCATCCCCGGCATCGTCGCCGAGGTCCAAGACGAGGACCGGACCTGGTTCGGCACCGCCGGCGTGGCCGACCTCAAGACCGGCGCCCGGCGCCGGCCGGGGGAATACGTGCACACCGGCAGCAGCGGCAAGGCCTTCACCGCCGCCGTGATCCTGACCCTGGAGGCCGAGGGCCGGCTGAGCCTCGACGACCCGGTGAACACGTGGCTGCCGGGTGTGGTGAACGTCAACGGCTACGACGGCAACAAGATCACCATCAGGCACCTGCTCAGCAACACCAGCGGGCTGTTCGCGACCGGCCTGGCGCCGGAGGTGTCCCACCGCTACGCCACCCGCTCCGGATTCCTCCAGCATCGCTTCGACACCTTCACCACCGAGGAGCTGCTGAGGGTGGCGGTGTCCCAGCCGCCGGTCGGTGAGCCCGGCGAACGCTTCGAGTACGCCAACGGCGGCTTCCACCTCGCCGGGGCGATCATCGAGGAGGTCACCGGCAGCAGCTACGCCGAAGAGGTCGAGCGCAGGGTCATCCAGCCGCTCGGACTGACCCACACCCGTGTGCGCCCCGCCCAGGACACCGGATACCCCGATCCGCACCCGCGGGCGTACTCCAACCTGTTCTTCAAGGACGGCGCCGACCCGGCGACGGTCACCTCGGAGAACTGGGAATCACTGATCGAGGAGCCCGGCCTCCCGCCCCTGGATGTCACCGAGTTCAACTCCTCCCTGGCCTGGTCGGCCGGCAATGTCGTCTCCACCACCGGCGACATGATCCGCTTCGTCGACGCGATGGCCGGCGGCAGCCTGCTGCCGCCCGCCCAGCACCGGCAGATGTGGACCACGGTCTCCACCGAGGGTGGTTACTGGATGCCGCACGCCCGCTACGGCCTGGGCCTGTTCGAGTTCGACAAGCAGGCGACGGGCGGCCGGACGCTGCGCGGCGTCGGCGGCAGCCTCTGGGGATCCTGGTTCTTCGCGGTCGGCACCCCCGACGACCGGCACACCATCGCCGTCCACACCAACACCGAATGGAAGACCTGGGACCTCATGGTCAAGCTCATCCACGCGGAGTTCGGCATTTCCATCGGTGCATAA
- a CDS encoding BTAD domain-containing putative transcriptional regulator yields MRIELLGPVRAYANDGAPIDVGGVMVRALLARLALAEGETVSVDALVDGLWREHPRGGTVNALHGLVHRLRKALGGAGVVERAAGGYRLHVRAEDVDAVRFEEKAKRGGRELAAGAAQRAASLLDEALALWRGDALADVRDAPFAGTAGTRLEELRVAAIEDRFEAELRLGRHDEILADMAAVAASHPLRERLAGLRMRALHAAGRQSDALAVFEQVRGTLAEELGVDPSEELRQTHLAVVRGELTIPEAEQARPEAAPGRLPALLTSFVGREEELRLLAGLLETSRLVTVVGPGGVGKTRLTVEVASRHRAHQRGRVWLVPLAGVNTADGLPEAVLGALSVADAQPSGTPLDRVVSLLAGGEGVLVLDNCEQICGPVAEFAGQLLERQPYVTILATSREPLDVMGETLCRLGPLDLPPAHADSAQAGESDAVRLFLDRAAAVQPGLVLDAPTATSVVDIVRRLDGLPLALELAAARLRTMSADQLARRLDDRFRLLSTGNRAAQPRQQTLHAVIEWSWDLLTDQERTLARRMSIFPARTGIAAIEAVCSDETLPAGEVIYLLDSLVDKSIVERAGHAYRMLETIRAHAADKLRLAGEAEAVLRRLARHFADLAEEHEPLLRSDKQAESLRLFQAEYDNLMFALQTAIDGGDAETAARILGPLYWYWVMLRYDARADAYVAKVAEFGDALPAQARAAFTAIHLVAGEGAPTKEPDRLRALIDDCAHTGALRRYPMLLTTALMMALTLGLDELVDQEIARVRSGSDRWAIACTFMIEAMRYRERGDRESSATAMAAALHAFKEAGDRWWTAKTLYGLAQIHAIAGDHDQAIAAYEHSLAIATDLGSQDEVSTRLGLATERMRAGDLTGAQHDIETAERAAWERGHRVLEIEVLGSLAELYRRSGAIERADQELDRMETLARRLRLTAETMENLLVPARMANLLTAGDAAPARELLPRAMQAAQAHMNTPAAAQLLARLLFLEDDPAGAATALGLSQAIRGTFDHGDTELCSLAETLSQRLGRTDYDTAYQRGADMTPHEATDRLTKLALTEVACPPARR; encoded by the coding sequence ATGCGGATTGAGCTGCTGGGACCGGTCCGGGCCTATGCCAACGATGGTGCGCCGATCGATGTCGGCGGTGTCATGGTTCGCGCGCTGCTGGCCCGGCTGGCACTGGCCGAGGGTGAGACGGTGTCGGTCGATGCACTCGTCGACGGCCTGTGGAGGGAGCATCCGCGCGGGGGCACCGTCAATGCGCTGCATGGGCTGGTGCACCGGCTGCGCAAGGCTCTGGGCGGGGCCGGGGTCGTGGAGAGGGCGGCCGGCGGGTATCGCCTGCACGTACGCGCCGAGGACGTCGACGCGGTCCGGTTCGAGGAGAAGGCCAAGCGGGGCGGTCGCGAACTGGCCGCGGGCGCCGCGCAGCGAGCGGCCTCGCTGCTGGACGAGGCGCTGGCGCTGTGGCGGGGAGACGCGCTGGCCGACGTGCGCGATGCCCCCTTCGCCGGTACGGCCGGCACGCGGCTGGAGGAGCTGCGCGTCGCGGCCATCGAAGACCGGTTCGAGGCGGAGCTGCGACTGGGCCGCCACGACGAGATCCTCGCCGATATGGCGGCGGTGGCCGCCAGCCACCCGTTGCGCGAACGGCTGGCCGGATTACGCATGCGAGCCTTGCACGCGGCAGGCCGCCAGTCCGATGCGCTGGCCGTGTTCGAACAGGTCCGCGGCACGCTCGCCGAGGAATTGGGCGTCGACCCGTCCGAGGAGCTACGCCAGACGCACCTGGCCGTGGTGCGGGGCGAGCTGACGATCCCCGAGGCGGAACAGGCTCGGCCGGAGGCGGCGCCGGGCCGTCTGCCGGCCCTGCTGACCAGCTTCGTCGGCCGGGAGGAGGAGCTGAGACTGCTGGCGGGGTTGCTGGAGACCTCCCGGCTGGTCACCGTCGTGGGGCCCGGAGGAGTGGGCAAGACCCGGCTGACCGTGGAGGTGGCGAGCCGGCATCGGGCCCATCAGCGTGGCCGGGTCTGGCTCGTCCCCCTGGCCGGGGTGAACACCGCCGACGGGCTGCCCGAGGCGGTGCTGGGCGCGCTCAGCGTCGCCGATGCCCAGCCGTCTGGCACGCCGCTGGATCGAGTGGTCAGTCTGCTCGCCGGTGGTGAAGGCGTGCTGGTGCTGGACAACTGCGAACAGATCTGCGGACCCGTCGCGGAGTTCGCCGGGCAGCTGCTGGAGCGCCAGCCGTACGTGACCATCCTGGCCACGAGCCGGGAACCGCTGGACGTCATGGGTGAGACGCTGTGCCGTCTGGGCCCGCTCGACCTGCCCCCGGCCCACGCGGATTCCGCTCAGGCCGGCGAATCGGACGCGGTGCGGCTGTTCCTCGATCGCGCGGCAGCCGTACAGCCCGGCCTCGTCCTCGACGCGCCGACCGCGACCTCGGTCGTGGACATCGTGCGCCGGCTGGACGGGCTGCCGCTGGCGCTGGAGCTGGCTGCAGCGCGGTTGCGGACCATGAGCGCCGACCAGCTCGCCCGGCGACTGGATGACCGTTTCCGGCTGCTCAGCACCGGCAACCGGGCCGCCCAGCCGCGGCAGCAGACCCTCCATGCGGTCATCGAATGGAGCTGGGACCTCCTCACCGATCAAGAACGGACGCTGGCCCGCCGAATGTCGATCTTTCCGGCGAGAACCGGGATCGCCGCGATCGAGGCGGTCTGTTCGGATGAGACGCTCCCCGCCGGCGAGGTCATCTATCTCCTGGACTCCCTGGTCGACAAGTCCATCGTGGAGCGGGCCGGCCACGCGTACCGGATGCTGGAAACCATCCGAGCCCATGCGGCGGACAAGCTTCGCCTCGCGGGGGAAGCTGAAGCCGTCCTGCGCAGGCTCGCGCGGCACTTCGCCGACCTGGCCGAGGAACACGAGCCGCTGCTGCGCTCGGACAAGCAGGCGGAGTCGCTGCGGCTGTTCCAGGCCGAGTACGACAATCTGATGTTCGCCCTGCAAACGGCCATCGACGGCGGCGACGCCGAGACCGCGGCCCGGATTCTCGGGCCGCTGTACTGGTACTGGGTCATGCTCCGCTACGACGCTCGGGCCGATGCCTACGTCGCCAAGGTCGCCGAGTTCGGCGACGCGCTGCCCGCGCAAGCCCGGGCCGCGTTCACCGCGATCCACCTGGTAGCCGGCGAGGGCGCGCCGACCAAAGAGCCCGACCGGCTGCGCGCGCTCATCGACGACTGCGCGCACACGGGCGCGCTGCGGCGTTATCCGATGCTGCTGACGACAGCGCTGATGATGGCGCTGACACTCGGGTTGGACGAGCTGGTCGACCAGGAGATCGCCCGGGTGCGCAGCGGCTCGGACCGCTGGGCGATCGCCTGCACCTTCATGATCGAAGCCATGCGGTATCGCGAACGGGGCGACCGGGAAAGCTCCGCGACCGCGATGGCAGCGGCGCTGCACGCGTTCAAGGAGGCGGGCGATCGGTGGTGGACGGCGAAGACGCTGTACGGCCTGGCGCAGATCCACGCCATCGCCGGTGACCACGACCAGGCGATCGCCGCCTACGAGCACAGCCTCGCGATCGCCACCGACCTCGGCTCGCAGGACGAGGTCTCAACCCGGCTCGGACTCGCCACCGAACGCATGCGCGCCGGCGACCTGACCGGCGCCCAGCACGACATCGAAACCGCCGAACGAGCGGCATGGGAGCGCGGTCACCGTGTGCTGGAGATCGAGGTCCTGGGCAGCCTGGCCGAGCTGTACCGCCGCTCCGGCGCGATCGAACGGGCCGACCAAGAACTCGACCGGATGGAGACCCTCGCCCGCCGGCTGCGCCTTACGGCGGAGACGATGGAGAACCTCCTGGTGCCCGCCAGGATGGCGAACCTCCTCACCGCCGGGGACGCCGCACCCGCGCGCGAGCTGCTGCCCCGTGCCATGCAGGCGGCGCAGGCGCACATGAACACCCCGGCGGCCGCGCAGCTCCTGGCTCGGCTGCTGTTCCTGGAGGACGATCCGGCCGGCGCGGCCACCGCGCTCGGCCTGAGCCAGGCCATCCGCGGCACCTTCGACCACGGCGACACCGAACTGTGCTCCCTTGCGGAGACGCTCTCGCAACGGCTCGGCCGTACCGACTACGACACCGCCTACCAACGGGGCGCCGACATGACACCCCACGAGGCCACCGACCGGCTGACAAAACTCGCGCTCACGGAGGTGGCCTGCCCGCCGGCCCGGCGTTAG
- the tnpA gene encoding IS200/IS605 family transposase, with product MSPRWEPNPDIRTGRHCVHDLSAHLVFVTKYRRDALTSPMLERCEQIMIEVCEKFDCELTDFNGAHDHVHLLVRYPPKVALSSLVNSLKGVSARYLRQEYNTHVRTHLWSGHFWSRSYYAGSTGDADLATVHTYLQSQDRPQK from the coding sequence ATGTCACCGCGATGGGAACCGAACCCCGACATCAGAACCGGGCGTCACTGCGTCCACGATCTGTCCGCGCATTTGGTGTTTGTCACGAAATATCGGCGGGACGCACTCACCAGCCCCATGCTGGAACGCTGCGAACAGATCATGATAGAGGTGTGCGAGAAATTCGACTGCGAACTGACCGACTTCAACGGCGCACACGACCACGTCCACCTCCTGGTCCGCTACCCGCCCAAGGTCGCCCTGTCCTCCCTCGTCAACTCCCTCAAAGGCGTCTCAGCCCGCTACCTCCGCCAGGAATACAACACCCACGTCCGCACACACCTATGGAGCGGCCACTTCTGGTCCCGCTCCTACTACGCAGGCTCGACCGGCGACGCGGACCTGGCCACCGTCCACACCTACCTCCAGTCCCAGGACCGGCCCCAGAAATGA
- a CDS encoding RNA-guided endonuclease InsQ/TnpB family protein: MEQEKRNRAHVTRLELDQRQSAVLDGQAHNARTLWNLLHEFFTFRQGRFASLAQCDEAIRAARKEIDWLNDLPAQAAQAVLKTYRQAWANYFNPDHPAERPTFKSRFRSRMAVDVPQARDLNITRINRRWGAVTIPKLGRVRFRWTKDLPVVTKGGPHGKITGARLVKETTGWHIVFRIQTEQPVPAPHPGPHTAIDRGIAVPLALAGGEKIFHRKEWLTGGEQERLLHLERKAARQKRAAKPGQRTSNRLKTTYDQIARLRAKAKRRAIDWQHQTTAKLTDRFGVIVLEDLKVKNMMASASGTLQQPGTNVAQKRGLNRAIATEAWGRTAEFLTYKATTKGGQVVYIPALGTSQECHACHTINEGSRQSQPRFVCRNPACGWIGNADVNAARTQLHRYNSAAGRAVTRRGGPAPLGPLKRQAPHGGTTRTTPHRVAA, encoded by the coding sequence GTGGAGCAGGAGAAACGCAACCGCGCTCATGTCACCCGCCTGGAGTTGGACCAGCGGCAGAGCGCCGTCTTGGACGGCCAGGCGCACAACGCGCGCACACTGTGGAACCTGCTGCACGAGTTCTTCACCTTCCGGCAGGGCCGCTTCGCCTCCCTCGCCCAGTGCGACGAGGCCATCCGGGCCGCCCGCAAAGAGATCGACTGGCTCAACGACCTGCCCGCCCAAGCGGCGCAAGCCGTGCTGAAGACCTACCGGCAGGCGTGGGCCAACTACTTCAACCCCGACCACCCGGCCGAACGCCCCACGTTCAAGAGCCGGTTCCGCTCCCGGATGGCCGTGGACGTCCCCCAGGCGCGGGACCTGAACATCACCCGGATCAACCGCCGGTGGGGCGCGGTCACCATCCCCAAACTCGGCCGGGTCCGCTTCCGATGGACCAAAGACCTGCCGGTCGTCACGAAGGGCGGCCCGCACGGGAAGATCACCGGAGCGCGGCTGGTGAAGGAGACCACCGGGTGGCACATCGTGTTTCGTATCCAGACCGAGCAGCCGGTGCCGGCCCCGCATCCGGGGCCGCACACCGCGATCGACCGGGGCATCGCCGTACCGCTCGCCCTGGCAGGCGGAGAGAAGATCTTCCACCGTAAAGAATGGCTGACCGGCGGGGAGCAGGAGCGGCTGCTCCATCTGGAGCGCAAGGCCGCCCGCCAGAAACGAGCCGCGAAACCAGGACAGCGCACCAGCAACCGGCTGAAGACAACCTATGACCAGATCGCCCGCCTGCGCGCGAAAGCCAAACGCCGGGCCATCGACTGGCAGCACCAGACCACAGCGAAGCTCACCGACCGGTTCGGCGTCATCGTGCTGGAAGACCTCAAGGTCAAGAACATGATGGCGAGCGCCTCCGGCACCCTCCAACAGCCGGGCACGAACGTCGCCCAAAAACGCGGCCTGAACCGGGCCATCGCCACCGAGGCGTGGGGCCGCACCGCCGAGTTCCTCACCTACAAGGCCACCACCAAGGGCGGCCAGGTCGTCTACATCCCGGCACTGGGCACCAGCCAGGAATGCCACGCCTGCCACACGATCAACGAAGGCTCGCGCCAGAGTCAGCCCCGGTTCGTGTGCAGGAATCCAGCATGCGGGTGGATCGGCAACGCCGACGTCAACGCCGCCCGCACCCAGTTGCATCGGTACAACTCAGCCGCCGGACGGGCGGTCACCAGACGTGGAGGCCCTGCACCACTGGGGCCGCTGAAGCGTCAAGCACCTCACGGCGGGACTACCCGCACCACCCCCCACCGGGTGGCCGCGTAG